DNA from Geobacter sulfurreducens PCA:
AAGGCTGCGCTTACCGGTCACTTGGTTCTCTCTACCCTTCACACCAACGATGCCCCGGCCACCATCAACCGGCTGTTGAACATGGGGGTCGAGCCGTTTCTTGTTGCCTCGGCGGTGAACCTGATTACCGCCCAGCGTCTTGCCCGGCGGGTCTGCTCCGAGTGCAAGGCCGTGGAGGAGATACCGATCCAGGCTTTGATCGATGCAGGCGTCCCTCCCGAGGAAGCTCCTGAATATGTCTGCTTTCGCGGCACCGGTTGTGCCAAGTGCAACAACACCGGCTACAAGGGGCGCGTCGGCTTCTATCAGGTAATGCCCATGCTGGAGGAAATCAGGGAGCTGATTCTCAACGGCGCCAATACGGCCGAAATCAAACGCGAATCCATGCGCCTGGGCATCAAGACCATGCGCCAATCGGGCCTGACCAAACTCAAGGAGGGGGTTACCTCCTTTGAGGAGGTGCTACGGGTTACCGTGGCTGACGACTAAACAAAATGCCATACGCGAGCGATCACGGCGTGGCTCTATCGCGGCTTCCTCAGCGTACTTCCCATAAGCCCCGGAGCCTCAATCCCGCTCATCTGAGATCTGACATTTTGTAACGGAGAACATCATAATGGCCAACATGCATCAACTCCTCACGGAACTCGTCAATCGCGGGGGCTCGGACCTTCACATCACCACTAACTCGCCCCCGCAGATCCGGGTCGACGGCCAGTTGATCCCTCTCGAGATGCCACCGCTCAATGCGGTGGACACCAAGCAGCTCTGCTACAGCATCCTTACTGAGCAGCAGAAGCACAAATTCGAGGAAGCCAACGAACTCGACCTTTCCTTCGGCATCAAGGGGCTTTCCCGTTTCCGGGGGAACGTGTTCATTCAGCGGGGCGCAGTTGCCGGCGTGTTCCGGGTGATTCCCTACAAGATTCTCACCTTTGAAGAGCTGGGTCTGCCGGTGGTGGTGAAAGAGCTGGCGGAGAAGCCTCGGGGGCTGATCCTCGTTACCGGACCCACCGGCAGCGGCAAGTCGACCACCCTGGCCGCCATCATCGACAAGATCAACACCGAACGGCACGATCATATTGTGACCATCGAGGATCCCATCGAGTACCTGCATCCTCACAAGAGTTGCGTGGTGAACCAGCGTGAGGTGGGGGCCGATACGAAAAGCTTCAAGAACGCCTTGAAATATATCCTGCGCCAGGATCCGGACGTGGTCCTCGTGGGGGAGCTCCGGGATCTGGAGACCATCGAGGCGGCCCTGACCCTTGCCGAGACCGGTCACCTCTGTCTCGCCACGCTCCACACAAACTCGGCGGTGCAGACCATCAACCGGATCGTGGACGTATTTCCCCCCTACCAGCAGCCCCAGGTCCGTGCCCAGCTTTCTTTCGTTCTGGAAGGGGTCATGTCCCAGACCCTGCTGCCGAACGTATCGGGCAAGGGGAGGGTGCTGGCCCTGGAGGTGATGGTGCCCAATCCGGCCATCCGTAACCTGATCCGCGAAGACAAGATCCACCAGATCTATTCCCAGATGCAGGTGGGGCAGGAGAAGTTCGGCATGCAGACCATGAACCAGTCGCTGTTCAGTCTGTTGCAGAAGAGACGGATTTCGCTTGATGTGGCCATGGCCCGCTCGTCCGATCCCGACGAACTCAAGCAGATGCTGGCCAGCGCCCAGCGGCCACCGGGTCAGCGCCCTCAGATGAGGTAACCGCCGCCGGATCGATCTGTACACAGGAGGAGAAAGATGCCCAAGTTCAACTGGGAAGCAAGAAGCAGGACCGGTTCCGTTCAGAAGGGGGTCATGGAGGCGGCCAGCGCAGCCGCCGTGGAGGCCCAGCTCAAAAAATACGGCTTCGGCAGCATTTCCATAAAGGAAGAGGGAAAAGGCCTCTCCATGGAGATCAAGCTTCCCGGCTTTGCCCCCAAGGTGGAAACCAAGGATCTCGTGGTATTCACGCGGCAGTTCGCCACCATGATCGACTCAGGCCTGCCTTTGGTGCAATGCCTTGACATCCTCTCCAGCCAACAGGAAAACAAAACCTTCAAGGATGTTCTCATTAGGGTCAAGGAGTCGGTTGAAGGGGGCTCAACCTTTGCTGATGCTCTGTCCAAGCATCCCAAGGTCTTTGACCAGCTCTATGTGAACCTGGTGGCTGCTGGCGAGGTCGGCGGCATCCTCGACACAATCCTGAACCGTCTTGCCGCCTATATCGAAAAAGCGATGAAACTCAAGAAGCAGGTCAAGGGGGCCATGGTCTATCCGACAACGATCATGGCAATTGCCGTCATCGTCGTCGGCGTCATTCTGATATTCGTCATTCCGACTTTTGCCAAGATGTTCCAGGAGTTTGGCGGAGAACTGCCTGGGCCGACCAAGTTTGTCATCAATCTCAGTAATTTCATTGTTAAATACATTCTCCTGATTATCGGCCTTATCTTTGCCCTTATCGTCGGATTCAAAAAGTATTACGCCACAACCGGCGGCAGAAAAAAAATAGACGCCTTTGCCCTCAAAGCACCCATTGCCGGACCAATCATCAAGAAGGTGTCCGTTGCCCGGTTTACCCGGACCCTTGGAACCCTCATCTCCAGTGGGGTGCCGATCATGGACGGGCTCGAGATCGTTGCCAAGACCGCCGGCAACAAGGTGGTGGAGGAGGCGGTGTACAAGGTCCGGCAGGCCATTTCGGAAGGTAAGACCATGGCCGAGCCGCTCCAGGAGTGTGGCGTCTTCCCCCCCATGGTCGTGCAGATGATCTCCGTGGGCGAGGCCACCGGTGCCATGGATGCCATGCTGAGCAAGATCGCCGATTTCTACGATGATGAAGTGGACGAGGCCGTGAGTGCCATGACCGCCCTGATGGAGCCGATGCTGATGGTGTTTCTCGGCACCACTGTCGGCGGTCTCGTCATTGCCATGTACCTGCCGATCTTCAAGCTTGCGGGAACTGTTGGCGGCTAAATGATGAAGGAAAGCCGGCGCGTTGTCTGGTTCATCCTTGCCCGGATGATTGTGGTGTCACTGTTTCTGGTGTCCACCATCATCCTGAGAATGAAGGGGACCGGCCCCTTGGGTGTGCATGCCCTCGAGGGGATAACGAAGATCGTAGTGGCCACCTACGGCTTCTCGATAGTGTCCCTTCTTTTCCTCAGGGTTACCGCGCGCTACGATCAGACCGTTACCTATTTCCAGATCATCTGGGACATCCTCTTCGTGACACTGCTGATCCTTTTTACCGGCGGCGTCACGAGCCCCTTTTCCTTCCTGTATCTGCTCGCCATAACCAGCGCCAGCGTGCTGCTCGCCCGTCGGGAAGCCCTCTATACGGCATCCCTCTGCGCCATCATTTATGGCGCCATTATGGATTTGCAGTATTTCGGCAGGCTGGTTGACC
Protein-coding regions in this window:
- a CDS encoding type IV pilus twitching motility protein PilT; its protein translation is MANMHQLLTELVNRGGSDLHITTNSPPQIRVDGQLIPLEMPPLNAVDTKQLCYSILTEQQKHKFEEANELDLSFGIKGLSRFRGNVFIQRGAVAGVFRVIPYKILTFEELGLPVVVKELAEKPRGLILVTGPTGSGKSTTLAAIIDKINTERHDHIVTIEDPIEYLHPHKSCVVNQREVGADTKSFKNALKYILRQDPDVVLVGELRDLETIEAALTLAETGHLCLATLHTNSAVQTINRIVDVFPPYQQPQVRAQLSFVLEGVMSQTLLPNVSGKGRVLALEVMVPNPAIRNLIREDKIHQIYSQMQVGQEKFGMQTMNQSLFSLLQKRRISLDVAMARSSDPDELKQMLASAQRPPGQRPQMR
- a CDS encoding type II secretion system F family protein; this translates as MPKFNWEARSRTGSVQKGVMEAASAAAVEAQLKKYGFGSISIKEEGKGLSMEIKLPGFAPKVETKDLVVFTRQFATMIDSGLPLVQCLDILSSQQENKTFKDVLIRVKESVEGGSTFADALSKHPKVFDQLYVNLVAAGEVGGILDTILNRLAAYIEKAMKLKKQVKGAMVYPTTIMAIAVIVVGVILIFVIPTFAKMFQEFGGELPGPTKFVINLSNFIVKYILLIIGLIFALIVGFKKYYATTGGRKKIDAFALKAPIAGPIIKKVSVARFTRTLGTLISSGVPIMDGLEIVAKTAGNKVVEEAVYKVRQAISEGKTMAEPLQECGVFPPMVVQMISVGEATGAMDAMLSKIADFYDDEVDEAVSAMTALMEPMLMVFLGTTVGGLVIAMYLPIFKLAGTVGG